The following are encoded together in the Streptomyces rapamycinicus NRRL 5491 genome:
- a CDS encoding DEAD/DEAH box helicase — MTDELSPAERYAASRDRAAEQATALAPFREMYDFELDPFQIEACKALESGKGVLVAAPTGSGKTIVGEFAVHLALTQGRKCFYTTPIKALSNQKYTDLVKRYGADQVGLLTGDNSVNSEAPVVVMTTEVLRNMLYAGSQSLLGLGHVVMDEVHYLSDRFRGAVWEEVIIHLPESVTLVSLSATVSNAEEFGDWLDTVRGDTEVIVSEHRPVPLWQHVLAGRRMYDLFEEKSGQDGDQGGRREVNPDLVRLARMENSRPSFGRDKRRGRNMREADRERERRQRSRIWTPGRPEVIDRLDAEGLLPAITFIFSRAGCEAAVQQCLHAGLRLNDESARSQVRAVVEERTAGIPDEDLHVLGYFEWLEGLERGIAAHHAGMLPTFKEVVEELFVRGLVKAVFATETLALGINMPARSVVLEKLVKWNGEQHVDITPGEYTQLTGRAGRRGIDVEGHAVVLWQRTMDPAALAGLAGTRTYPLRSSFKPSYNMAVNLVSQFGRHRSRELLETSFAQFQADKAVVGISRQVQRNEEGLEGYRASMTCHLGDFDEYARLRRELKDRETELARQGAAQRRAAAAVALEKLRPGDVIHVPTGKFAGLALVLDPGLPAGRVGGHRGMEYHDGPRPLVLTAERQVKRLASIDFPVPVEPLDRMRIPKSFNPRSPQSRRDLASALRTKAGHHDMRRHRKERSAAADDTEISRLRAAIRAHPCHGCSDREDHARWGERYHRLLRDTRQLERRIEGRTNTIARTFDRICSLLSELGYLRGDEVTDEGRRLARLYGELDLLASECLREGVWEGLPPAELAACASALVYEARTADDALPPKLPTGRAKDALGEMVRIWGRLDALEEQHKINQAEGVGQREPDLGFAWAAYRWASGHGLDEVLREIDVPAGDFVRWTKQLIDVLGQIAAAAPEGTVARSARRAVDGLLRGVVAYSSVG; from the coding sequence ATGACCGACGAGCTATCTCCCGCCGAGCGCTATGCGGCGTCCCGCGACCGGGCCGCCGAGCAGGCCACCGCGCTGGCCCCCTTCCGCGAGATGTACGACTTCGAGCTGGACCCGTTCCAGATCGAGGCGTGCAAGGCCCTGGAGAGCGGCAAGGGTGTGCTGGTCGCCGCTCCCACCGGCTCGGGCAAGACCATCGTGGGCGAGTTCGCCGTCCACCTGGCGCTGACCCAGGGCCGCAAGTGCTTCTACACCACGCCCATCAAGGCGCTGTCGAACCAGAAGTACACCGACCTGGTGAAGCGCTACGGCGCCGACCAGGTCGGCCTGCTCACCGGCGACAACAGCGTCAATTCCGAGGCACCGGTGGTCGTGATGACCACCGAGGTGCTGCGGAACATGCTCTATGCCGGCTCCCAGTCGCTGCTCGGCCTCGGCCATGTGGTGATGGACGAGGTCCACTACCTCTCCGACCGGTTCCGGGGCGCCGTCTGGGAGGAGGTCATCATCCACCTCCCCGAGTCGGTGACGCTGGTGTCACTCTCCGCGACCGTCTCCAACGCCGAGGAGTTCGGCGACTGGCTGGACACCGTCCGCGGCGACACCGAGGTCATCGTCTCCGAGCACCGTCCGGTGCCGTTGTGGCAGCACGTGCTGGCCGGGCGCCGGATGTACGACCTGTTCGAGGAGAAGAGCGGCCAGGACGGCGACCAGGGCGGACGCCGCGAGGTCAACCCCGATCTGGTCCGGCTGGCCCGGATGGAGAACAGCCGCCCCTCCTTCGGCCGTGACAAGCGCCGCGGCCGCAATATGCGCGAGGCCGACCGGGAGCGCGAGCGCCGCCAGCGCAGCCGGATCTGGACCCCCGGCCGCCCCGAGGTGATCGACCGGCTCGACGCCGAGGGGCTGCTTCCGGCCATCACCTTCATCTTCAGCCGGGCCGGCTGCGAGGCCGCCGTCCAGCAGTGCCTCCACGCGGGGCTGCGGCTCAACGACGAGTCGGCGCGCTCCCAGGTGCGGGCCGTCGTCGAGGAGCGCACCGCCGGGATCCCCGACGAAGACCTCCATGTGCTGGGGTACTTCGAATGGCTGGAGGGCCTGGAGCGGGGCATCGCGGCCCACCACGCCGGAATGCTCCCCACCTTCAAGGAAGTCGTCGAGGAGCTCTTCGTCCGCGGCCTGGTCAAGGCGGTCTTCGCCACCGAGACCCTCGCCCTCGGCATCAACATGCCCGCCCGCTCGGTGGTGTTGGAGAAGCTCGTCAAGTGGAACGGCGAGCAGCACGTCGACATCACCCCCGGTGAGTACACCCAGTTGACCGGCCGCGCCGGGCGGCGCGGTATCGACGTCGAGGGCCATGCGGTGGTGCTGTGGCAGCGCACCATGGACCCCGCGGCGCTCGCCGGGCTGGCCGGCACCCGCACGTATCCGCTGCGCTCCTCCTTCAAGCCGTCGTACAACATGGCGGTCAACCTGGTCTCCCAGTTCGGGCGGCACCGCTCGCGCGAGCTGCTGGAGACCTCCTTCGCGCAGTTCCAGGCCGACAAGGCGGTCGTCGGGATCTCCCGTCAGGTGCAGCGCAACGAGGAGGGCCTCGAGGGCTACCGCGCCTCCATGACCTGCCACCTCGGCGACTTCGACGAGTACGCGCGACTGCGCCGCGAGCTCAAGGACCGCGAGACCGAACTGGCCCGGCAGGGCGCGGCCCAGCGGCGCGCGGCCGCCGCGGTCGCCCTGGAGAAGCTCCGCCCCGGCGATGTCATCCACGTGCCCACCGGCAAGTTCGCCGGGCTCGCCCTGGTGCTGGACCCCGGGCTGCCCGCCGGGCGGGTGGGCGGCCACCGCGGCATGGAGTACCACGACGGGCCGCGGCCCCTGGTGCTCACCGCCGAGCGGCAGGTCAAGCGGCTGGCGTCGATCGACTTCCCGGTCCCGGTCGAGCCGCTGGACCGGATGCGGATCCCCAAGTCGTTCAATCCGCGCAGCCCCCAGTCGCGCCGCGACCTGGCGTCCGCGCTGCGCACCAAGGCCGGCCACCACGATATGCGGCGCCACCGCAAGGAGCGCTCAGCCGCCGCCGACGACACCGAGATCAGCAGGCTGCGCGCGGCCATCCGCGCCCACCCCTGCCACGGCTGCAGCGACCGCGAGGACCACGCCCGCTGGGGCGAGCGCTACCACCGGCTGCTGCGCGACACCCGGCAGCTGGAGCGGCGCATCGAGGGCCGTACGAACACCATCGCCCGCACCTTCGACCGGATCTGCTCCCTGCTGAGCGAGCTCGGCTATCTGCGCGGCGACGAGGTCACGGACGAGGGCAGACGGCTGGCGCGGCTGTACGGCGAGCTGGACCTGCTGGCCAGCGAATGCCTGCGGGAGGGCGTCTGGGAGGGGCTGCCCCCCGCCGAGCTCGCGGCCTGCGCCTCCGCGCTGGTCTACGAGGCGCGGACGGCCGATGACGCGCTGCCGCCCAAGCTGCCCACGGGCCGGGCCAAGGACGCGCTCGGCGAGATGGTGCGCATATGGGGGCGGCTGGACGCCCTGGAGGAGCAGCACAAGATCAACCAGGCGGAGGGCGTCGGCCAGCGCGAACCGGACCTGGGCTTCGCCTGGGCCGCCTACCGCTGGGCCTCCGGCCATGGGCTCGACGAGGTGCTGCGCGAAATCGACGTGCCAGCCGGTGACTTCGTGCGCTGGACCAAGCAACTGATCGATGTGCTCGGCCAGATCGCCGCGGCGGCCCCCGAGGGCACCGTGGCGCGCAGCGCCCGCCGTGCGGTCGACGGGCTGCTGCGCGGAGTCGTGGCGTACTCCTCGGTCGGCTGA
- a CDS encoding IPT/TIG domain-containing protein has translation MAPVVTSVSPTQGNPAGGTPVTINGSGFIGATVVRFGPNLASNVVVVSATQITARTPPGSGTAKVTVTGPTGTSTQNVFFTYTTVAAPVLTALSPASGPTGGGNTVTITGTNLTGATQVLFGATPATILTNTPTQLTATAPAGTGTINVTVTTPAGTSNPLPYTYTTTPAPTLTNLTPTSGPTSGGNTITITGTNLTSATQVLFGATPATILTNTPTQITVSAPAGPASVVNVTVTTPGGISNPLSYIYVAAPVVTGVSPQFGPDTGGNSVTITGSGLALASAVNFGPSLATGFTVISDNQLTATAPPGTGTVVVTVTTPGGTSTLGPGNPYYTYLGTPVINSLIPDEGSSLGGDSVTINGSNLTYTDSVTFGGVPASFSVLSDNLTVATAPAHAAGTVNVQLHTPAGNSNTLPFTYDPA, from the coding sequence ATGGCCCCCGTAGTGACCAGCGTCAGCCCCACACAAGGCAATCCGGCCGGGGGCACCCCTGTCACCATCAATGGTTCCGGCTTCATAGGCGCCACCGTGGTCAGGTTCGGCCCGAATCTCGCCTCCAATGTGGTCGTCGTGAGCGCCACACAGATCACGGCAAGGACTCCGCCGGGAAGCGGCACGGCCAAGGTCACGGTCACGGGGCCGACGGGCACCAGCACCCAGAACGTGTTCTTCACCTATACGACGGTCGCGGCTCCGGTGCTCACCGCGCTCAGCCCGGCCTCGGGGCCCACCGGCGGCGGCAATACGGTCACCATCACCGGCACCAACCTCACCGGGGCCACCCAAGTCCTCTTCGGCGCCACCCCCGCCACCATCCTCACCAACACCCCCACCCAACTCACCGCCACCGCCCCCGCAGGCACCGGCACCATCAACGTCACCGTCACCACCCCAGCCGGCACCAGCAACCCACTCCCCTACACCTACACCACCACCCCCGCCCCCACCCTCACCAACCTCACCCCCACCTCAGGACCCACCTCCGGCGGAAACACCATCACCATCACCGGCACCAACCTCACCAGCGCCACCCAAGTCCTCTTCGGCGCCACCCCCGCCACCATCCTCACCAACACCCCCACCCAGATCACCGTCAGCGCGCCGGCGGGACCGGCGTCGGTGGTGAACGTGACCGTCACCACGCCGGGGGGCATCAGCAATCCGCTGTCGTACATCTATGTCGCCGCCCCGGTCGTCACCGGTGTGAGCCCGCAGTTCGGTCCGGACACCGGCGGTAACTCCGTCACCATCACCGGCAGCGGCCTGGCCCTGGCCAGCGCCGTCAACTTCGGCCCCAGCCTCGCCACCGGCTTCACCGTGATCTCCGACAACCAGCTGACGGCGACCGCTCCTCCCGGCACCGGCACGGTCGTGGTCACCGTGACCACGCCGGGTGGCACCAGCACCCTGGGCCCGGGAAACCCGTACTACACCTATCTCGGCACCCCGGTGATCAATTCGCTGATCCCGGACGAGGGTTCGTCATTGGGCGGCGACTCGGTCACGATCAACGGCTCCAACCTCACCTACACCGACTCCGTGACCTTCGGGGGAGTCCCGGCCTCCTTCAGCGTCCTCTCGGACAACCTGACCGTGGCGACGGCTCCGGCGCACGCGGCCGGAACCGTCAATGTTCAGCTCCACACCCCCGCGGGCAACAGCAACACCCTCCCCTTCACCTACGATCCGGCCTGA
- a CDS encoding IPT/TIG domain-containing protein, translating to MPITSLTPSQGTVGTTVNINGTSLGTTISVNFGGAVVSPTAVSNTVVTFVVPSSAPCSGQVSVSTNLSNGTRTNAVPFFVIVRPTTTGLDETCLPAAGGSITVFGTGFAAGGTVNVGALTPVAFAAGGSNTQVTVTAPAHTPAGCFDTQQVTVTTVGGTGTAGTTLIDYYNAPTLTAATLTPATGAAGTETTISGATCLIGITDVTFTDSAATAFTGLPFTPIDATSIVTAVPAAAAAGAGAFTITTCGGTSGPGAFTVT from the coding sequence ATGCCCATCACCTCCCTCACCCCCAGCCAGGGCACGGTCGGCACCACTGTCAACATCAATGGCACATCGCTGGGCACGACCATCTCGGTGAACTTCGGCGGCGCCGTCGTCAGCCCGACGGCGGTCTCCAACACCGTGGTCACCTTCGTGGTTCCCTCCTCCGCGCCGTGTTCGGGTCAGGTCTCGGTCAGTACCAACCTGTCGAACGGGACCAGGACCAACGCGGTGCCGTTCTTCGTCATCGTGCGGCCGACGACCACCGGGCTGGACGAGACCTGCCTGCCCGCCGCCGGTGGCTCGATCACGGTCTTCGGCACCGGCTTCGCGGCCGGGGGCACCGTCAACGTGGGCGCGCTCACTCCGGTCGCGTTCGCCGCCGGCGGCAGCAACACCCAGGTCACCGTCACGGCCCCGGCCCACACCCCGGCCGGCTGCTTCGACACCCAGCAGGTGACGGTCACCACGGTCGGCGGCACGGGCACCGCGGGCACCACCCTGATCGACTACTACAACGCGCCGACTCTGACCGCCGCCACGCTGACCCCTGCCACGGGCGCGGCGGGGACCGAGACCACCATCTCCGGCGCCACCTGCCTCATCGGCATCACCGACGTCACGTTCACCGACTCGGCCGCCACCGCGTTCACGGGTCTGCCCTTCACGCCCATCGACGCCACGTCCATCGTCACCGCGGTGCCCGCCGCGGCGGCCGCGGGCGCGGGAGCCTTCACGATCACCACCTGTGGCGGCACATCCGGCCCCGGCGCCTTCACCGTCACCTGA